From a single Arthrobacter sp. SLBN-112 genomic region:
- the hpaD gene encoding 3,4-dihydroxyphenylacetate 2,3-dioxygenase, with translation MTNFVPTPTVPAPDIVRCAYMEIVVTDLARSREFYVDVLGLHVTEEDENNIYLRSLEEFIHHNLVLRKGPVAAVAAFAYRVKSPAEVDAAEAYYKELGCRVERRKEGFTKGIGDSVRVEDPLGFPYEFFYEVEHVERLTQRYDLYSAGELVRLDHFNQVTPDVPHGRKYLEDLGFRVSEDIKDADGVTYAAWMHRKQTVHDTALTGGNGPRMHHVAFATHEKHNIIQICDKMGALRISDRIERGPGRHGVSNAFYLYILDPDGHRIEIYTQDYYTGDPDNPTITWDVHDNQRRDWWGNPVVPSWYTEASLVLDLDGNPQPVIEREEKSEMAVTVGADGFSYTRKEGSPEGDRTGFKLGVQV, from the coding sequence ATGACCAACTTCGTTCCCACCCCCACCGTCCCGGCACCGGACATCGTCCGCTGCGCCTACATGGAAATCGTGGTCACCGACCTCGCCAGGTCCCGTGAATTCTACGTGGACGTCCTGGGCCTGCACGTCACCGAGGAAGACGAGAACAACATCTACCTGCGCTCCCTGGAGGAGTTCATCCACCACAACCTGGTCCTCCGCAAGGGCCCGGTGGCCGCCGTCGCGGCCTTCGCCTACCGGGTCAAGTCCCCCGCCGAAGTGGACGCCGCCGAGGCCTACTACAAGGAACTGGGCTGCCGGGTGGAGCGCCGCAAGGAAGGCTTCACCAAGGGCATCGGCGACTCCGTCCGCGTGGAGGACCCGCTGGGCTTCCCCTACGAGTTCTTCTACGAGGTGGAACACGTGGAGCGCCTCACCCAGCGCTACGACCTCTACTCCGCCGGCGAACTGGTCCGCCTGGACCACTTCAACCAGGTCACCCCCGACGTCCCGCACGGCCGCAAGTACCTCGAAGACCTGGGCTTCCGCGTCTCCGAAGACATCAAGGATGCCGACGGCGTCACCTACGCCGCGTGGATGCACCGCAAGCAGACCGTCCACGACACCGCCCTCACCGGCGGCAACGGCCCCCGCATGCACCACGTCGCGTTCGCCACCCATGAGAAGCACAACATCATCCAGATCTGCGACAAGATGGGCGCCCTTCGCATCAGCGACCGGATCGAACGCGGCCCCGGCCGGCACGGCGTGTCCAACGCGTTCTACCTCTACATCCTGGACCCTGACGGCCACCGCATCGAGATCTACACCCAGGACTACTACACCGGCGATCCCGACAACCCCACCATCACCTGGGACGTCCACGACAACCAGCGCCGCGACTGGTGGGGCAACCCCGTGGTCCCCTCCTGGTACACCGAGGCCTCCCTGGTCCTGGACCTGGACGGCAACCCGCAGCCCGTCATCGAGCGCGAGGAAAAGAGCGAGATGGCGGTGACGGTGGGCGCCGACGGCTTCTCCTACACCCGCAAGGAAGGCTCCCCCGAAGGCGACCGGACCGGCTTCAAGCTGGGAGTGCAGGTCTAG
- the hpaH gene encoding 2-oxo-hept-4-ene-1,7-dioate hydratase — protein MLEPKTIEAIADELVEAGRTRTPVPRLTARYPEMTVEDSYAVQQLWRRRNEDAGRTLVGRKIGLTSKAMQAATGITEPDYGAIFDDMVLETGCSVEWDRYTHPRVEVELAFVLKDGLKGPGVTIFDVLKATDYVVPALEILDSRIEMEGRTIVDTISDNAAMGAMVIGGNPVKPDAVDLRWVSAILYKNQTVEETGVAAGVLDHPANGVHWLANKIAAHGDALKAGDIILAGSFTRPMWVYKGDTVHADYGPLGSVTCRFE, from the coding sequence ATGCTGGAGCCGAAGACGATTGAGGCCATCGCGGATGAGCTGGTGGAAGCCGGCCGGACCCGCACCCCCGTCCCCCGCCTGACCGCCCGCTACCCGGAGATGACGGTGGAGGACTCCTACGCGGTGCAGCAGCTGTGGCGGCGCCGGAACGAGGACGCCGGCCGGACCCTGGTGGGGCGCAAGATCGGCCTCACGTCCAAGGCAATGCAGGCTGCCACCGGCATCACCGAACCGGACTACGGCGCCATCTTCGATGACATGGTGCTGGAGACCGGCTGCTCCGTGGAGTGGGACCGGTACACGCATCCGCGGGTGGAGGTGGAGCTGGCGTTCGTCCTGAAGGACGGTCTCAAGGGCCCCGGAGTGACCATCTTCGATGTCCTGAAGGCCACCGACTACGTGGTTCCGGCCCTCGAGATCCTGGACTCCAGGATCGAGATGGAGGGCCGGACCATCGTGGACACCATCTCGGACAACGCGGCCATGGGCGCCATGGTGATCGGCGGCAACCCCGTGAAGCCCGATGCCGTGGACCTCCGCTGGGTCTCCGCCATCCTGTACAAGAACCAGACCGTGGAGGAGACCGGCGTGGCAGCCGGCGTCCTGGACCACCCCGCCAACGGCGTCCACTGGCTGGCCAACAAGATCGCCGCCCACGGCGACGCACTGAAGGCCGGCGACATCATCCTGGCCGGATCCTTCACCCGTCCCATGTGGGTCTACAAAGGCGATACCGTCCATGCAGACTACGGACCCCTGGGGAGCGTCACATGCCGTTTCGAGTAG
- a CDS encoding HpcH/HpaI aldolase family protein → MPFRVEDTFRSALAAQRGEAGRPLAGMWVCSGSPLIAELCAGAGLDWLLVDAEHSPNGLESILAQLQAIHGYPVHTVVRPPVNDTVVIKQYLDLGVQNLLIPMVNSLAEAEAAVAATRYPPQGVRGVGSALARAARWNRVPGYLARANETISVTVQIESTAAVEAVEDILKVDGVDAIFVGPSDLAASMGLLGQQEHPEVRAAVEHCLSAAKAAGKPAGVNAFAPATARHYLDNGAGFILVGADVALLARGSEALAAQYIPQADGGTPASY, encoded by the coding sequence ATGCCGTTTCGAGTAGAAGACACCTTCCGCTCGGCCCTGGCTGCCCAAAGGGGCGAAGCAGGCCGGCCGCTGGCCGGCATGTGGGTGTGCTCCGGCAGCCCGCTGATCGCGGAGCTGTGCGCCGGGGCCGGCCTGGACTGGCTCCTGGTCGATGCCGAACACAGCCCCAACGGGCTCGAGTCGATCCTGGCACAGCTGCAGGCCATCCACGGCTACCCGGTGCACACCGTGGTCCGGCCGCCGGTCAACGACACCGTGGTGATCAAGCAGTACCTGGACCTCGGCGTGCAGAACCTGCTCATCCCCATGGTCAACTCACTGGCGGAAGCCGAGGCTGCCGTGGCGGCCACCCGCTACCCGCCGCAGGGCGTCCGCGGCGTCGGCTCGGCCTTGGCCCGCGCCGCCCGGTGGAACCGCGTCCCCGGTTATCTGGCGCGGGCCAATGAGACCATCAGCGTCACCGTCCAGATCGAGTCGACGGCGGCCGTCGAGGCAGTGGAGGACATCCTCAAGGTTGACGGCGTGGACGCCATCTTCGTTGGCCCGTCCGACCTCGCAGCCTCCATGGGGCTGCTGGGCCAGCAGGAACACCCCGAGGTGCGCGCCGCCGTCGAACACTGCCTCTCCGCCGCCAAGGCGGCCGGCAAGCCTGCCGGCGTGAACGCCTTCGCCCCCGCCACGGCCCGGCATTACCTGGACAACGGCGCCGGCTTCATCCTGGTGGGCGCCGACGTCGCCCTCCTGGCCCGCGGTTCCGAAGCCCTCGCCGCCCAGTACATCCCACAGGCCGACGGCGGCACCCCCGCCAGCTACTGA
- a CDS encoding NAD-dependent succinate-semialdehyde dehydrogenase has protein sequence MTVTSALSPAISPEREASLLASVPTGLLINGKWVEASDGGTFDVHDPATGEVLATLASATSEDAVAALDAADAVQASWARTAPRVRAEILRRAFDLVTERAEDFALLMTLEMGKPLAEARGEVVYGAEFLRWFAEETVRDYGRYLTTPEGRNKILVQHKPVGPCLLITPWNFPLAMATRKVAPAVAAGCTMVLKPAKLTPLTAQYFAQTMLDAGLPAGVLNVVASSSASGISGPLLKDSRLRKVSFTGSTPVGKRLMADAAQNVLRTSMELGGNAPFIVFEDADLDAAVEGAMAAKMRNMGEACTAANRFLVHESVASEFTAKFAAAMGNLATGRGTDPATQVGPLIDAGARADVHALVAAAVGGGATAVTGGAPVDGPGYFYQPTVLANVPNDAAILGQEIFGPVAPVTTFSTEEDAIRLANNTEYGLASYLYSRDFNRLLRVAEQIEFGMVGFNAGVISNAAAPFGGVKQSGLGREGGTEGIAEYTTTQYIGIADPYAS, from the coding sequence ATGACAGTTACTTCTGCGCTTTCCCCTGCCATCTCACCGGAGCGTGAAGCATCGTTGCTGGCTTCCGTGCCCACCGGCCTGCTGATCAACGGGAAGTGGGTGGAGGCGTCCGACGGCGGCACGTTCGATGTGCACGATCCCGCCACCGGGGAGGTGCTCGCCACCCTCGCCTCCGCCACCAGCGAGGACGCGGTTGCCGCGTTGGACGCGGCCGACGCCGTGCAGGCTTCGTGGGCGCGGACTGCGCCCAGGGTGCGGGCCGAGATCCTGCGCCGTGCCTTTGACCTGGTCACCGAACGGGCCGAGGACTTCGCGCTCCTGATGACCCTGGAAATGGGCAAACCCCTGGCCGAAGCCCGCGGCGAAGTGGTTTATGGCGCCGAGTTCCTGCGCTGGTTCGCCGAAGAAACCGTCCGTGACTACGGCCGCTACCTCACCACACCCGAGGGCAGGAACAAGATCCTCGTCCAGCACAAACCCGTCGGCCCCTGCCTGCTCATCACACCCTGGAACTTCCCGCTTGCCATGGCCACCCGCAAGGTGGCCCCCGCCGTCGCCGCCGGCTGCACCATGGTCCTCAAGCCCGCCAAACTCACCCCGCTCACCGCCCAGTACTTCGCGCAGACCATGCTCGACGCCGGCCTGCCCGCCGGCGTCCTGAACGTCGTCGCTTCCTCCTCCGCCTCCGGGATCTCCGGGCCGCTGCTCAAGGACTCCCGACTCCGCAAGGTCTCCTTCACCGGCTCCACACCTGTCGGCAAACGCCTGATGGCCGACGCCGCCCAGAATGTCCTGCGCACTTCCATGGAGCTGGGCGGGAACGCCCCATTCATCGTGTTCGAGGATGCCGACCTCGATGCCGCCGTCGAGGGCGCCATGGCCGCCAAGATGCGGAATATGGGCGAGGCCTGCACCGCCGCCAACCGCTTCCTCGTCCACGAATCCGTCGCCTCCGAATTCACCGCCAAGTTCGCCGCCGCCATGGGCAACCTGGCCACCGGCCGCGGCACCGACCCCGCCACCCAGGTCGGCCCGCTCATCGACGCCGGCGCCCGGGCGGACGTGCACGCCCTGGTGGCTGCCGCCGTCGGCGGTGGGGCAACAGCCGTCACCGGCGGGGCACCCGTGGACGGTCCCGGCTACTTCTACCAGCCCACGGTCCTGGCTAACGTGCCCAACGACGCCGCGATCCTGGGCCAGGAAATCTTCGGACCCGTCGCCCCCGTCACCACCTTCAGCACCGAAGAAGACGCCATCCGGCTCGCCAACAACACCGAGTACGGCCTCGCCTCCTACCTCTACAGCCGCGACTTCAACCGCCTCCTCCGCGTCGCGGAACAAATCGAGTTCGGCATGGTCGGCTTCAACGCCGGCGTCATCTCCAACGCCGCAGCACCCTTCGGCGGCGTCAAACAGTCAGGCCTCGGCCGCGAAGGCGGAACCGAAGGCATCGCCGAATACACCACCACCCAATACATCGGCATCGCAGACCCGTACGCGAGCTAA
- a CDS encoding MFS transporter, producing MSHEAVRSVGPGPVTPEAPAPAAGAAELKNAKKAVVAAAIGNGLEWFDLIVYGTFAVTISKLFFPTTNETASLLLTFASFGVSFIMRPLGGIIIGRYADRAGRKAGMMVSILVMFIGTLLIVLAPTAVAIGITASILVLVARLLQGFATGGEFGTATAYLIEYAPNRKAFYASWQVATQGTGILLAGIFGFVLNTYLSVQSLESWGWRLPFIFALAIGPVGWYIRSKMKETPEFMATERSEAPLKETLIGNGGRLWAIVGVVSLGSVGVYIALFMPTYAIVNLGMPKTAAFVSTLIFGVVMSIGSPFIGMLADKAGPARVMTWAAVGTILIGIPAFLLLMAAPGLPMMVLVELILSVLATAYFAPLPAIMSSMFPARIRSTGLSLGYNIGVTVFGGFAPFILTWLIDRTGSLLVPGYYLVGVAAIATASLAVSRKVFRQA from the coding sequence ATGAGTCACGAAGCAGTCAGGAGCGTCGGGCCGGGTCCCGTAACGCCGGAAGCCCCGGCCCCAGCTGCCGGTGCGGCTGAACTGAAGAATGCCAAGAAAGCAGTCGTTGCTGCGGCTATCGGGAACGGTTTGGAGTGGTTCGACCTCATCGTCTACGGCACTTTCGCCGTCACCATCTCCAAGCTGTTCTTCCCCACCACCAATGAAACCGCCTCCCTGTTGCTGACGTTCGCTTCCTTCGGAGTGTCTTTCATCATGCGCCCGCTCGGCGGCATCATCATCGGCCGCTACGCCGACCGGGCCGGCCGCAAGGCCGGCATGATGGTCTCCATCCTGGTCATGTTCATCGGCACCCTGCTCATTGTTCTCGCGCCCACAGCGGTGGCCATCGGGATCACCGCGAGTATCCTCGTGCTCGTTGCCCGCCTCCTGCAGGGGTTCGCAACCGGCGGGGAGTTCGGCACGGCCACGGCCTACCTCATCGAGTACGCCCCCAACCGCAAGGCGTTTTACGCGAGCTGGCAGGTGGCAACGCAGGGCACAGGCATACTGCTAGCCGGAATCTTCGGCTTCGTGTTGAACACCTACCTCAGCGTCCAGTCGCTGGAATCCTGGGGCTGGCGGCTTCCCTTCATCTTCGCGCTGGCCATTGGACCCGTTGGCTGGTACATCCGCTCGAAAATGAAGGAAACCCCGGAGTTCATGGCCACGGAACGGTCCGAGGCGCCGCTGAAGGAAACACTCATCGGCAACGGCGGCCGCCTGTGGGCGATCGTGGGCGTCGTTTCCCTGGGTTCGGTGGGTGTCTACATTGCGCTGTTCATGCCCACCTACGCGATCGTCAACCTCGGCATGCCCAAGACTGCGGCGTTCGTCTCCACTCTGATCTTCGGGGTTGTCATGAGCATCGGCTCACCCTTCATCGGGATGCTCGCCGACAAGGCAGGGCCGGCCCGGGTTATGACGTGGGCTGCTGTCGGAACCATCCTCATCGGTATTCCGGCGTTCCTGCTGCTCATGGCTGCCCCGGGCCTGCCCATGATGGTTCTGGTTGAACTGATCCTTTCGGTCCTGGCCACGGCATACTTCGCCCCGCTGCCGGCCATCATGTCTTCCATGTTCCCGGCACGCATCCGCTCGACCGGGCTGTCCCTGGGATACAACATCGGCGTCACGGTGTTCGGCGGGTTCGCTCCGTTTATCCTCACCTGGCTCATCGACAGGACCGGTTCTCTCCTGGTCCCCGGCTACTACCTTGTGGGTGTCGCCGCAATCGCCACCGCCAGCCTCGCTGTTTCCCGGAAAGTATTCCGGCAGGCCTAA